From the Mesoaciditoga lauensis cd-1655R = DSM 25116 genome, one window contains:
- the nikC gene encoding nickel transporter permease has translation MPAISGRFREFIKRREPIIEDWKHTIYLWKNTKLALIGSVVIGIFLVIVILAPIIAPYDPFANNMAQRLQPPSWSHLFGTDQFGRDIFSRVIYGSRIEIWIIFLVSLISGGLGTLLGVIAGYFGGAVDEIIMRTTDMFLAFPSLVLAMAFAAALGPSLTNTIIAISVVGWTVFARLARAEALKVKKQPYIEAVRSIGAGNMRIMFLHVLPMSLSPILVQLTLRMGTIILTAAGLGFLGLGVRPPLPEWGAMVSDGRSYLVDQWWISTFPGIAIAFVVLGFNFLGDGIRDIMDPRLRR, from the coding sequence ATGCCGGCCATTAGTGGAAGATTTAGAGAATTCATAAAGCGAAGGGAACCTATAATTGAAGATTGGAAACATACCATTTACTTATGGAAGAATACGAAGCTTGCGTTGATAGGAAGTGTGGTAATTGGCATATTTCTTGTCATTGTAATTCTTGCTCCGATCATCGCACCTTACGATCCGTTTGCAAATAACATGGCTCAAAGATTGCAGCCACCAAGCTGGAGCCATCTTTTTGGAACCGATCAGTTTGGACGTGACATATTTAGTAGAGTCATATATGGTTCACGCATAGAAATATGGATAATATTCCTTGTTTCGTTGATAAGCGGTGGATTAGGAACGTTGTTGGGAGTTATAGCAGGATATTTTGGTGGAGCAGTAGATGAGATAATCATGAGAACAACGGATATGTTTCTAGCTTTTCCAAGTCTTGTGTTGGCTATGGCGTTTGCTGCCGCTTTGGGTCCGAGTCTTACAAATACGATAATAGCCATTTCCGTTGTGGGATGGACGGTTTTCGCACGGTTAGCCAGGGCTGAGGCATTAAAGGTTAAAAAGCAGCCTTACATTGAGGCGGTACGTTCAATAGGGGCTGGAAACATGAGAATAATGTTCCTTCACGTACTTCCCATGTCTCTTTCGCCGATACTTGTTCAACTTACGTTGAGGATGGGAACCATCATATTGACGGCCGCAGGCCTTGGCTTTCTTGGCTTAGGTGTAAGGCCTCCTCTCCCCGAATGGGGGGCAATGGTTAGTGATGGGAGAAGTTATCTGGTGGATCAATGGTGGATCTCAACTTTTCCTGGTATCGCAATAGCATTTGTGGTGCTTGGATTCAATTTCCTAGGTGATGGAATAAGAGACATAATGGATCCAAGGTTAAGGAGATGA
- a CDS encoding GatB/YqeY domain-containing protein — MRILDKLGNDLKKAMMDKDELKKRVLRMLISAVKNFEVSTGQPISEEDFDKIVKKQIKEREEAMEDYKRGGRNELYEEEKNERDILKEFAKPELSDEEIEKIVTEKVNELGMKSAKEFGKLMGAVMKDLKGKASGNRIKSTVEKVLKEREKRS; from the coding sequence ATGCGTATTCTTGATAAATTGGGAAACGATTTGAAAAAAGCCATGATGGATAAAGATGAATTGAAAAAAAGGGTCCTGCGAATGCTGATATCCGCCGTAAAGAATTTTGAAGTTTCTACCGGGCAACCAATAAGCGAAGAAGACTTCGATAAGATAGTGAAAAAACAAATAAAAGAACGTGAAGAAGCAATGGAAGATTACAAACGTGGTGGAAGGAACGAACTCTATGAAGAAGAAAAAAACGAGCGAGATATCTTGAAGGAATTTGCAAAACCAGAACTTAGCGATGAAGAAATAGAAAAGATCGTTACAGAAAAAGTGAATGAGCTTGGTATGAAATCCGCAAAAGAATTTGGAAAACTTATGGGGGCTGTTATGAAAGACTTAAAAGGAAAAGCATCTGGTAACAGAATTAAAAGTACCGTCGAAAAAGTGCTGAAAGAGAGAGAAAAACGATCTTAA
- the pyrH gene encoding UMP kinase, with translation MYKKVLLKISGEAFSGEGKKGLDPQMGEYIVNEIKEVVQSGVKLGIVVGAGNLFRGEELSYVGPIYADQIGMMGTIINSLYLSSALKKHGIKSVVMSHVTNLPSVERLTYDLIEETFARGKVAIFGGGTSNPLFTTDTAAALRAAEMGAQVLIKGTKVDGVYSKDPKKFPEAEKFSKLSFDEAIKLDLSVMDTSAFALCKAHSIPIMVIDFFKKGNFLKSVMEENVGTILTNGN, from the coding sequence ATGTACAAAAAAGTGTTGTTAAAGATCAGCGGTGAAGCTTTTTCAGGTGAAGGGAAAAAAGGATTGGACCCTCAAATGGGAGAATACATAGTTAACGAAATAAAAGAGGTCGTTCAAAGTGGTGTAAAACTCGGAATTGTCGTCGGAGCAGGCAATCTTTTCAGGGGAGAAGAACTTTCATACGTTGGTCCAATTTATGCCGATCAAATAGGAATGATGGGAACGATAATAAACTCACTCTATCTTAGCTCTGCTTTGAAAAAACATGGAATAAAATCCGTGGTTATGTCACACGTAACAAATCTTCCTTCTGTTGAAAGGCTAACTTATGACTTGATAGAGGAAACTTTTGCAAGGGGAAAAGTGGCCATATTTGGTGGAGGCACTTCCAATCCTCTTTTCACAACGGATACCGCAGCGGCTTTAAGAGCAGCGGAAATGGGCGCACAAGTTCTCATAAAAGGTACAAAAGTGGATGGCGTTTATTCAAAAGATCCTAAGAAATTTCCAGAAGCCGAAAAGTTTTCCAAACTGAGTTTCGATGAAGCGATAAAACTCGACTTAAGTGTTATGGATACATCTGCTTTTGCGCTTTGTAAAGCACACTCTATTCCAATAATGGTTATTGATTTCTTCAAGAAAGGAAATTTTTTGAAGAGTGTTATGGAAGAAAACGTGGGAACAATTCTGACAAACGGAAATTAA
- a CDS encoding DegV family protein, producing MLGIVTDSGCGITTSFMEEMGNSYIMVGMKIYLGEDEYVDGKFDKEKFYNWISAGKDSKTSQPSPIDFENAYRELLKRGYDEILSFHISSKVSGAFNSARIAANNVEPKRIHVVDSQHISAGVYFMLRRIIDYVKNGMPLEEALGMLDVIRKNSNVFFTVSTLDHLIKNGRIGKAAGLVGSVLKLSPILTVKDGETGVASIARGKKRMLLKMTNLCKDFLKNKEHRRLLFAYSSSSTLKMMEEIKEKINETEELSKIPQETLKMWPTITTHTGPTTIGIGCYGE from the coding sequence ATGCTGGGAATTGTAACGGATAGTGGGTGTGGGATCACAACGAGCTTCATGGAAGAAATGGGCAACTCTTACATAATGGTAGGAATGAAGATATATCTTGGTGAAGATGAATATGTAGACGGGAAATTCGATAAAGAGAAATTTTACAATTGGATTTCTGCCGGAAAAGATTCTAAAACATCCCAACCATCACCAATTGATTTTGAAAACGCTTACAGAGAGCTTTTAAAAAGAGGATATGACGAAATACTATCTTTTCATATTTCTTCTAAAGTAAGCGGGGCTTTCAATTCGGCAAGAATAGCCGCAAATAACGTAGAACCCAAGCGGATTCACGTTGTTGATAGTCAACACATCTCCGCAGGCGTTTATTTTATGCTTAGAAGAATAATAGACTACGTGAAAAATGGGATGCCTTTGGAAGAAGCATTGGGAATGTTAGATGTTATTAGAAAAAATTCAAACGTTTTCTTTACAGTTTCTACACTTGATCATCTCATAAAGAATGGTAGAATAGGGAAGGCAGCTGGATTGGTAGGTTCGGTTTTGAAATTGTCACCTATATTAACGGTTAAAGATGGTGAAACCGGGGTTGCCTCTATTGCACGCGGTAAAAAGAGGATGCTCTTAAAAATGACCAATCTGTGTAAAGACTTTCTTAAGAATAAAGAACATCGAAGATTGCTCTTTGCTTATTCTTCGTCTAGCACACTGAAAATGATGGAAGAGATAAAGGAAAAAATAAACGAAACAGAAGAATTGTCAAAAATTCCGCAAGAAACACTGAAAATGTGGCCTACAATAACAACACATACAGGGCCCACAACAATTGGAATAGGGTGTTATGGGGAATAA
- a CDS encoding zinc-binding dehydrogenase, producing MMGNKYGTHRVLEPAGVLPQPAWKVNNDMETLYDNEILVDVSMLNIDAASFTQIKDEVGSDEKKIAEKILSIVNERGKMHNPVTGSGGMLIGKVEKIGPALKDHVHVKEGDKIATLVSLSLTPLKIEKIKKVHVDTDQVEVEAKAVIFESGVYAKLPEDMDERLALAVLDVAGAPAQTARLVDPGDTVVIIGASGKSGTLCSYVAKKYAGPTGRVIAVVHSKERAKHLEELGIDDIVEVDATDAVEMERVISELTDGEMAEVTINVVNIPNTEMSSILATCDYGTVYFFSMATSFTKAALGAEGVGKDVNMIIGNGYMTGHAEIALETVRESKKLREVFESLYVN from the coding sequence ATGATGGGAAACAAGTACGGAACGCACAGGGTTTTGGAACCAGCGGGAGTTTTACCACAACCAGCGTGGAAAGTTAACAACGACATGGAAACACTGTATGATAACGAAATCCTTGTTGATGTTTCCATGCTTAACATCGATGCCGCGTCATTCACGCAGATAAAAGATGAAGTGGGAAGTGACGAGAAAAAAATCGCGGAAAAGATCCTAAGTATCGTAAATGAAAGGGGGAAAATGCATAATCCCGTTACAGGTTCTGGGGGGATGCTCATAGGAAAAGTTGAAAAAATAGGCCCCGCCTTAAAAGATCACGTTCACGTAAAAGAGGGAGATAAGATAGCTACACTTGTATCCTTGTCATTGACTCCCTTGAAAATAGAGAAGATAAAGAAAGTTCATGTTGACACAGATCAGGTAGAAGTTGAGGCAAAAGCTGTAATATTTGAAAGTGGAGTTTACGCAAAATTGCCGGAAGACATGGATGAAAGATTGGCTCTCGCCGTTCTGGACGTTGCTGGAGCTCCGGCGCAAACAGCGCGACTGGTGGATCCAGGCGATACCGTCGTTATAATAGGAGCTTCTGGAAAATCCGGCACTCTCTGCTCATACGTTGCCAAAAAGTATGCCGGACCTACTGGAAGAGTAATAGCCGTCGTTCATTCCAAAGAAAGGGCAAAACATTTGGAAGAATTGGGAATAGATGATATTGTTGAAGTAGATGCTACCGATGCAGTCGAGATGGAACGGGTTATATCTGAGCTCACGGATGGAGAAATGGCTGAAGTGACCATCAACGTGGTTAATATACCAAATACTGAGATGAGTTCCATATTGGCCACCTGCGATTACGGAACCGTTTACTTTTTCTCCATGGCCACATCTTTTACCAAAGCCGCTTTGGGTGCCGAAGGTGTCGGGAAAGACGTTAACATGATAATAGGTAACGGTTATATGACAGGGCATGCGGAAATAGCCTTGGAAACGGTGAGAGAAAGCAAAAAATTGCGAGAAGTATTTGAATCTTTGTATGTTAATTGA
- a CDS encoding ABC transporter ATP-binding protein, translating into MKSDVALDLLLKVKSLKKYFPLSRGPFRKPLQVKAVDDVSFEIPQKSIFAVVGESGSGKTTLARTVLRLIEPTAGQIFYKDEDLTKLDPKQLRKFRRKMQIISQDPYNSLHPRKLVKDIVGEGLKIHFHMSSNEILDKVKETLERVGLREEHMFRYPHEFSGGQRQRIATARAIVLKPEFLVLDEPTSALDVSVQAIILKMLKDLKSSLGLTYLFITHDLAVVDYMADYVAVMYLGQIVEMGTKEEIFNHTSHPYTYLLMNSIPNPDPHLRKEKMIPKGEIPSSVNPPSGCRFHTRCPYAKKICEEKDPPFTQISETHFVKCHFPLS; encoded by the coding sequence ATGAAAAGTGATGTAGCCCTTGATCTTCTTTTAAAAGTGAAATCTTTGAAAAAGTATTTTCCATTAAGTAGAGGACCTTTTAGAAAACCTTTGCAAGTTAAAGCTGTGGATGATGTTTCTTTTGAAATTCCGCAAAAGAGCATTTTTGCAGTTGTGGGAGAATCTGGTTCTGGTAAAACAACCTTAGCTCGAACAGTTTTAAGGCTGATAGAGCCTACTGCTGGTCAGATATTTTATAAAGATGAAGATTTGACGAAATTGGACCCCAAGCAATTGAGAAAATTTAGACGGAAGATGCAGATAATTTCGCAAGATCCGTACAATTCACTTCATCCCAGGAAACTTGTAAAAGACATAGTTGGAGAAGGTTTAAAAATACATTTTCATATGTCTTCGAATGAAATTTTGGACAAAGTAAAAGAAACACTTGAAAGAGTGGGGTTGCGTGAAGAACATATGTTCAGGTATCCTCACGAATTCAGTGGAGGGCAACGTCAAAGGATAGCCACAGCGCGTGCAATAGTATTAAAGCCGGAATTCCTTGTCTTGGATGAACCTACTTCTGCTTTAGACGTGTCGGTACAAGCCATTATTTTGAAGATGTTGAAAGATTTGAAAAGCTCATTGGGCTTAACATATCTTTTCATCACGCACGATCTTGCGGTTGTTGATTACATGGCGGATTATGTGGCGGTTATGTATTTGGGACAAATTGTGGAAATGGGAACAAAGGAAGAGATATTCAATCATACATCACATCCGTACACTTATCTTTTAATGAACTCCATTCCAAATCCCGATCCTCATTTAAGAAAAGAAAAAATGATACCAAAAGGGGAAATACCAAGTTCTGTTAATCCGCCCAGTGGTTGCCGCTTTCATACCAGATGTCCTTACGCGAAGAAAATTTGTGAAGAAAAAGACCCTCCTTTTACACAAATTTCTGAAACCCATTTTGTAAAATGTCATTTTCCTCTCTCTTGA
- a CDS encoding ABC transporter substrate-binding protein encodes MRKSVVVLVSVLLLMGVVGLASIPKDTLVIGANTGIFITLDPAVCYEVLPSVVVMNAYSGLFKLESIGGVIKAVPELAESYEISKDGKTWTFHLRHGLTFANGDPLTADAVVYSYKRVLKLHKSPVWLYESLGLTADNMDETIKKIDDYTVQIVTSKPFAPNVVMSILAESWGGIVDPKVAEAHAVGNDMGSKWLTDHSAGAGPYVVKLWKRNSMVVLEANEKYWKGAPKIKRVIIKDMPETTDQLLSLKRGDIDVAWNLTPQQINSLKGNKSVQIITTPSQSDEYVGMNAGWGPFKNPKVRLAVKYAIDYKSIIKDIVGGYAINNQEFIPAGYFGFVTDNPAPFHQNIAKAKELMKEAGYPNGFEVELVTNTTERRRNEAIAIQADLAKIGIKAKITIMQASQMYSKYRQQGIQMIVAGWGVDFPDADALAKPFADYRVHQLAWRLMWYDDYAADLAEKAGFEKNAAKREQMYADLMEYWFLNGPFAMLYQPLQYWGVRSEVKGFDEAAKGYGLVFDLMKVYK; translated from the coding sequence ATGCGTAAAAGTGTGGTGGTTTTAGTAAGTGTATTACTTTTGATGGGCGTTGTCGGCTTGGCTTCCATTCCAAAAGATACGTTAGTCATAGGAGCGAATACGGGAATATTCATAACTCTAGATCCTGCCGTATGTTATGAAGTTCTTCCATCCGTCGTCGTTATGAATGCTTACAGTGGTTTGTTCAAGTTGGAATCCATTGGAGGAGTTATAAAGGCTGTCCCGGAATTGGCAGAGAGCTACGAGATTTCCAAAGATGGAAAGACATGGACTTTCCATCTGAGACATGGTTTAACTTTCGCAAACGGCGATCCTCTTACAGCAGACGCGGTTGTTTATTCCTACAAACGTGTTTTGAAACTTCACAAATCTCCAGTTTGGCTTTACGAATCCCTTGGACTCACAGCAGATAATATGGATGAAACGATCAAGAAAATAGACGATTACACGGTTCAGATAGTAACGAGCAAACCATTTGCGCCCAACGTTGTGATGTCTATTTTAGCCGAGAGCTGGGGCGGCATAGTAGATCCTAAAGTGGCAGAAGCTCATGCTGTAGGAAACGATATGGGCTCTAAGTGGCTTACAGATCACAGTGCAGGTGCTGGACCATACGTCGTTAAACTGTGGAAAAGGAACTCCATGGTTGTCCTTGAAGCAAATGAGAAATACTGGAAAGGTGCTCCGAAGATAAAGAGAGTAATCATAAAAGATATGCCTGAAACAACAGACCAGCTTCTTTCTCTTAAAAGAGGAGACATAGATGTCGCATGGAACTTAACGCCACAGCAGATAAATTCTTTGAAGGGAAACAAAAGTGTGCAAATCATCACGACACCTAGCCAGTCGGATGAATATGTTGGTATGAATGCAGGCTGGGGTCCTTTCAAGAATCCGAAGGTTAGATTAGCAGTCAAGTACGCGATTGACTACAAGTCGATAATAAAAGATATAGTTGGGGGATACGCCATAAACAACCAAGAGTTCATCCCAGCTGGTTATTTTGGATTTGTGACGGATAATCCGGCTCCATTCCATCAAAATATCGCAAAAGCGAAAGAGCTCATGAAAGAAGCGGGATATCCAAACGGATTTGAAGTGGAACTTGTTACCAATACTACTGAAAGAAGAAGGAATGAAGCTATCGCCATTCAAGCCGATCTGGCAAAGATAGGAATAAAGGCGAAAATCACCATCATGCAAGCTTCTCAAATGTATTCCAAGTATAGACAACAAGGAATTCAAATGATAGTTGCTGGATGGGGTGTGGATTTCCCAGATGCAGATGCGTTGGCTAAACCATTTGCCGATTACAGGGTACATCAATTGGCATGGAGGCTCATGTGGTACGATGACTACGCGGCCGATTTGGCGGAAAAGGCTGGCTTTGAAAAGAATGCAGCAAAACGTGAACAAATGTACGCTGACCTCATGGAATATTGGTTCCTTAACGGGCCATTTGCCATGCTCTATCAACCATTGCAGTATTGGGGAGTAAGAAGTGAAGTAAAAGGCTTTGATGAAGCTGCAAAAGGATACGGTCTTGTCTTCGATTTGATGAAAGTTTACAAGTGA
- a CDS encoding ABC transporter permease, which translates to MKLSMYIIKRLLLMALVMLGVSVIVFFIAHVIPADPVGALLGGNAPPQLVDQMKHQLGLDKPLWQQFEIYMVGLAHGDFGISLKSNRPVIQDIGEYFPATLELAIFSIIFSIILGVILGIVSAVHRNSWLDHFSRIFSILGVSMPVFWTGLILLLIFYYLLGWLPGTGQLSLFTIPPDHITGMVIFDSILTGNWQAAWDGLRHIILPSIVLGYAATASIARITRASMLDVLRQDFIRTAKAKGLSKRIVIYRHALRNSLIPVITVIGLTFGSLLEGAVLTETIFGWPGLGRYIVNALLVLDYPAIMGGTFFIALAYSLANLAVDLTYAALDPRMRT; encoded by the coding sequence TTGAAGCTTTCAATGTACATAATTAAACGTTTGCTGCTCATGGCTTTGGTTATGTTAGGCGTTTCGGTCATAGTTTTTTTCATAGCCCATGTCATACCAGCGGATCCTGTAGGCGCTTTGTTGGGGGGGAATGCTCCGCCTCAACTCGTTGATCAAATGAAGCATCAACTTGGATTGGATAAACCACTCTGGCAACAATTTGAGATTTACATGGTTGGATTGGCACATGGGGATTTTGGGATCTCGTTGAAATCCAACCGCCCTGTTATTCAAGATATAGGGGAGTATTTCCCGGCAACGTTAGAACTTGCCATATTTTCGATAATATTCTCGATAATTTTGGGGGTGATATTGGGAATTGTATCTGCCGTGCACCGCAACAGCTGGCTGGATCATTTTTCCAGAATTTTCTCAATTTTAGGGGTTTCAATGCCTGTGTTTTGGACAGGACTTATCTTGTTGTTGATATTTTATTATCTGTTAGGTTGGCTACCTGGAACAGGCCAATTGAGTTTATTCACGATACCTCCTGACCATATAACTGGTATGGTGATCTTCGATTCAATATTGACTGGCAACTGGCAAGCAGCATGGGATGGCTTACGCCATATAATTTTACCGTCAATAGTGTTGGGATATGCTGCAACCGCTTCAATAGCCAGAATAACTAGAGCAAGTATGTTGGATGTTTTAAGGCAAGATTTCATAAGAACAGCCAAAGCGAAAGGGCTCTCCAAAAGAATAGTTATTTACCGGCATGCGTTGAGAAACTCTCTCATACCGGTTATCACGGTTATAGGTTTAACGTTTGGTAGTCTTTTGGAAGGTGCGGTTTTGACGGAAACGATATTTGGCTGGCCTGGGCTTGGAAGATACATAGTCAATGCCTTATTGGTGCTCGATTATCCAGCGATAATGGGCGGAACGTTTTTCATAGCCCTCGCTTATTCGTTGGCCAATTTGGCCGTTGACTTGACATATGCTGCCCTTGATCCAAGAATGAGAACGTGA
- a CDS encoding ABC transporter ATP-binding protein: MRGDLLDVKDLKVVFYTYRGIIKALNGVNVWMNHGERLGIIGETGCGKSVTSLSIMNLIEQPGEIISGDVFFEGKSMQKMSNEEINKIRGRKMSMIFQEPISALNPVMKVGYQVAESVSITKGIPIKDAYDDVFKVLEMVGLDARRTMSLYPHELSGGMAQRVMIAMALVVHPKLLIADEPTSALDVTIQAQIMKLLDELVSEMGNAVILITHDMGVAAEFCDKVAVMYAGNVVEYGDVFKIFDHPLHPYTKGLLKAVPQVGRSEELVGISGSVPDLVNPPKGCRFHPRCSKAMKVCEKALPPLVEIEPGHYVACHLYSQEGEKDEK; encoded by the coding sequence ATGCGCGGAGACCTTTTGGATGTAAAAGACTTGAAAGTGGTTTTTTATACTTATAGAGGAATTATAAAAGCGTTGAATGGTGTGAACGTATGGATGAATCACGGCGAAAGGCTGGGTATTATTGGAGAAACTGGCTGTGGAAAGTCGGTAACCTCCCTTTCTATAATGAATCTCATAGAACAGCCAGGAGAAATAATAAGTGGTGACGTTTTCTTTGAAGGAAAATCAATGCAAAAGATGAGCAATGAAGAAATAAACAAAATTCGAGGCCGAAAGATGTCAATGATATTCCAGGAGCCAATATCGGCATTGAATCCTGTTATGAAAGTTGGATACCAGGTTGCGGAAAGTGTATCTATAACCAAAGGTATTCCAATCAAAGATGCTTACGATGATGTCTTTAAAGTACTTGAAATGGTTGGCCTGGACGCGAGAAGGACAATGAGCCTTTATCCTCATGAACTTAGTGGTGGAATGGCGCAAAGGGTAATGATTGCCATGGCATTAGTGGTTCATCCAAAACTTCTGATAGCCGACGAACCAACTTCTGCCCTTGATGTCACCATTCAAGCCCAAATAATGAAACTTTTGGATGAACTTGTGAGTGAAATGGGGAATGCTGTGATCCTTATCACTCATGACATGGGGGTTGCTGCTGAATTTTGTGATAAGGTTGCAGTTATGTATGCTGGCAACGTTGTGGAATACGGTGATGTTTTCAAGATCTTCGATCATCCTCTTCATCCTTACACAAAAGGCTTATTGAAAGCGGTCCCACAAGTTGGACGTTCAGAAGAACTTGTCGGCATTTCTGGTAGTGTTCCAGACCTCGTCAATCCTCCAAAGGGATGCAGATTCCATCCCCGTTGCTCAAAAGCCATGAAAGTATGTGAAAAAGCTCTTCCTCCACTTGTGGAAATAGAACCAGGGCATTATGTGGCATGCCATCTTTATTCGCAAGAAGGTGAAAAAGATGAAAAGTGA
- the tsf gene encoding translation elongation factor Ts, with the protein MEISAKMVKELRDQTGAGMMDCKKALTEANGDIEKAKEVLRKKGLSKADKKAGRATENGAIIDYIHFNNRVGVMIELNCETDFVARTDEFKELGRNICKHIAMENPKYVSREEIGNDVIEKEKEIYKAQLANSGKPEKVIEKIVEGKLDKFYSENCLMEQKYFLDDSKTIEEIVKEAIAKIGENISVRRFVRFELGQ; encoded by the coding sequence GTGGAAATATCCGCAAAGATGGTCAAAGAGCTTCGTGATCAAACCGGAGCTGGCATGATGGACTGTAAAAAAGCCTTGACAGAAGCGAATGGTGATATTGAAAAAGCAAAAGAGGTACTTAGAAAGAAAGGGCTTAGCAAAGCTGATAAAAAGGCTGGAAGAGCTACAGAAAACGGAGCCATAATCGATTACATCCATTTCAACAATCGCGTGGGTGTAATGATCGAGCTTAATTGCGAAACCGATTTCGTTGCAAGAACAGATGAATTCAAGGAACTCGGGAGAAACATATGCAAACATATTGCTATGGAAAACCCGAAATATGTTAGTAGAGAAGAAATTGGCAATGACGTGATCGAAAAAGAAAAAGAAATTTACAAAGCCCAACTTGCAAATTCAGGAAAACCCGAAAAGGTGATCGAAAAAATCGTGGAAGGAAAATTGGACAAATTCTACAGTGAGAATTGTTTGATGGAACAAAAATATTTCTTAGACGATTCGAAAACCATTGAAGAAATCGTAAAAGAAGCCATTGCAAAAATAGGGGAGAACATTTCGGTAAGAAGATTCGTAAGATTTGAACTTGGTCAATAA